One Candidatus Ornithobacterium hominis genomic region harbors:
- the gldL gene encoding gliding motility protein GldL, whose product MALKPTKKDYILNMVYSLGAAIVILGALFKINHYSIGPLDGSTVLLVGLGVEAIIFVIFAFDPPAGDYAWEKAYPELLDGKASVARKGNATVQEDYNTQISLSEKLDKMLTEAKLDASLMNRLREGIQNFSSSVDDINRTIDASKNTQKYGDQLALAANHMESLNSLYQSQLESGKRQVELNKKFIDEMEKSATGSEKFLTEMNKLTSNVQSLNQVYGGMLSAMRQPQA is encoded by the coding sequence TTCCTTAGGAGCAGCAATAGTAATTTTAGGAGCATTATTCAAGATTAACCATTATTCCATAGGCCCATTAGATGGATCTACTGTTTTGTTAGTAGGACTTGGTGTAGAGGCAATTATTTTTGTGATTTTTGCTTTTGATCCACCAGCAGGAGATTACGCTTGGGAAAAAGCGTACCCAGAATTATTAGACGGAAAAGCCTCAGTTGCTAGGAAAGGCAATGCAACTGTTCAAGAAGATTATAATACGCAGATATCTTTGTCTGAGAAATTAGATAAAATGTTGACCGAAGCCAAATTAGATGCCTCTTTAATGAACCGATTGAGAGAAGGAATTCAGAACTTTAGTAGCTCAGTAGATGATATCAATAGAACGATAGATGCCTCTAAAAATACTCAAAAATACGGTGATCAATTGGCTTTAGCTGCTAATCATATGGAATCATTGAATTCTTTGTATCAATCTCAGCTAGAAAGTGGGAAAAGACAAGTGGAATTAAATAAAAAATTCATAGATGAAATGGAAAAATCTGCTACTGGGTCAGAGAAATTCTTGACAGAAATGAATAAATTAACCTCAAACGTTCAAAGTTTGAATCAAGTCTATGGTGGAATGCTATCGGCAATGAGGCAACCACAAGCTTAA
- the gldM gene encoding gliding motility protein GldM produces MAKGKLPPRQKMINLMYLVFIAMMAMQIDREVLRSFEGINTSLTDASQLTNQNNSTFYDQIKNKASEDADYKAIQDRAEQVRASSNEVFQSIEAIKNELVSNANYSVPKEGEETNYNSLQNTDVVTNLFFNGDNQSEKGNILVNKIDEFKKFLLDQYSSENDKARVNKLFGTEDSKNLSWLHKTFYNQPMVAALTNLTKIQADVRTEEGNLVRTLLANKLQDEIKLKAFQPIVDIPPVVRKGDNVQANIAFGAYDNTLQGEVKMGGQTVALTDGRATFPLNTSADGTKTISGTMSYRKPDGSTETMPFERTYTVVSETLAKAPSGGSISADRMNVVYRGINNPLTATINGADGPINMTASVAGLSGSNGKYNFKPSGGNSVTFTASAKTSSGKTITETKEFRIKPVPPPQGQIRGKNSLIVPPSSLSKLVVEAEIPNFEFDVSFTVTSFKIKVSGQKTVQVNGNRLSAAGRVLDQVKPGDAVNIFDIEATASGLDGRVPNISGVAIDVQ; encoded by the coding sequence ATGGCAAAGGGAAAACTACCACCACGCCAAAAGATGATCAACCTGATGTATCTGGTTTTTATTGCTATGATGGCAATGCAAATCGATAGAGAAGTGTTGAGAAGCTTTGAGGGCATTAATACATCACTTACGGATGCTTCGCAGTTGACAAATCAAAATAATTCAACATTTTATGATCAGATTAAAAATAAAGCTAGTGAAGACGCCGATTACAAAGCAATACAAGATAGAGCAGAACAAGTCAGAGCAAGTTCAAACGAAGTTTTCCAAAGTATTGAAGCAATCAAAAACGAATTAGTTTCAAATGCAAACTACTCCGTGCCAAAAGAAGGAGAAGAGACTAATTATAATTCATTACAAAATACAGATGTTGTAACGAATTTATTTTTCAATGGAGATAATCAGTCAGAGAAAGGCAATATTTTAGTCAATAAAATTGATGAATTCAAGAAATTTTTACTAGACCAATATTCATCAGAAAATGATAAAGCTCGCGTAAATAAATTATTTGGAACAGAGGACTCTAAAAACCTGAGTTGGCTGCATAAAACCTTTTACAATCAGCCGATGGTTGCAGCTTTAACTAATTTAACTAAAATACAAGCTGATGTAAGAACAGAAGAAGGAAACTTGGTTCGTACATTGTTAGCGAATAAATTACAAGATGAAATTAAATTAAAAGCTTTTCAACCGATCGTAGACATTCCTCCAGTAGTAAGAAAGGGAGATAATGTTCAAGCAAATATAGCTTTCGGAGCTTATGACAATACATTGCAAGGTGAAGTGAAAATGGGAGGGCAAACCGTAGCTTTGACTGATGGTAGAGCCACATTCCCGCTAAACACTTCAGCAGATGGAACAAAGACCATTTCTGGTACAATGTCATATAGAAAACCAGACGGATCTACTGAGACTATGCCTTTTGAAAGAACTTATACCGTTGTAAGCGAAACTTTGGCAAAAGCGCCAAGCGGAGGCTCTATCTCTGCAGATAGAATGAATGTAGTTTATCGAGGCATCAATAATCCTCTGACAGCGACTATCAATGGTGCAGACGGACCAATTAATATGACGGCTTCAGTTGCAGGCTTATCAGGTTCAAATGGTAAATATAATTTCAAACCTTCGGGTGGGAATAGCGTTACATTCACAGCCTCTGCCAAAACTTCTTCAGGGAAAACAATAACTGAGACCAAAGAATTTAGAATCAAGCCTGTTCCTCCACCACAAGGGCAGATTAGAGGTAAAAACTCATTGATTGTTCCTCCGAGTTCGCTATCTAAATTAGTCGTAGAAGCAGAAATTCCTAACTTTGAATTTGATGTAAGCTTTACAGTAACTAGCTTTAAGATTAAAGTCTCTGGCCAGAAAACGGTACAAGTTAACGGAAATCGATTGAGCGCAGCAGGAAGAGTACTAGACCAAGTAAAGCCTGGTGACGCAGTTAATATTTTTGATATAGAAGCTACAGCTTCAGGATTGGATGGCAGAGTTCCAAATATTTCTGGAGTAGCTATAGATGTTCAGTAA
- the gldN gene encoding gliding motility protein GldN: MKLKNLGLILLLFSFVGLEAQSVLNAKSPADLRRMREENLKLNAKGDTIKDESEPLPYGYINEDDILWSKVVWEVIDLNEKINQPYYNSTNGIAYKTLSLFDALKKGIEDGKITEVYDDEYFEYKITKDQAVNALSRTDTTDYYYEQKERGVDMSNAVDDGINRFDISSDKIKMIMVKGMWYVDRRIGEMRYRLLGLSVLGPDAQSIGRSFEGADDFVNLFWIWYPDARKVLHQYTVFDPKNASSKITYDDMLNARRFNSIIYKTSDAMNNRSIEEYLPEDAVAQLEESWRIKNDILQKENDMWNY, encoded by the coding sequence ATGAAGTTGAAAAATTTAGGTTTAATCTTATTATTATTTTCTTTTGTTGGGCTTGAGGCTCAGTCTGTTTTGAACGCAAAATCTCCAGCAGATTTGCGACGAATGAGAGAAGAAAATCTTAAATTAAATGCTAAGGGAGATACCATTAAAGATGAGAGCGAACCATTACCATATGGTTACATCAACGAAGATGATATTCTGTGGTCAAAAGTTGTATGGGAAGTGATTGATTTGAACGAAAAAATTAACCAACCTTACTACAATTCGACCAATGGCATTGCGTACAAAACACTTTCACTTTTTGATGCTTTGAAGAAAGGAATCGAAGACGGGAAAATTACAGAAGTATACGATGATGAATATTTTGAATATAAAATCACAAAAGATCAGGCTGTAAATGCACTCTCTAGAACTGACACCACAGATTATTACTACGAGCAGAAAGAACGCGGAGTTGATATGTCAAACGCTGTTGATGATGGGATAAATCGATTCGATATAAGCTCAGATAAAATTAAAATGATTATGGTCAAAGGAATGTGGTATGTAGACAGAAGAATAGGTGAGATGCGATACCGCTTACTAGGCTTGTCAGTCTTAGGACCCGACGCTCAGTCGATAGGTCGCAGCTTTGAAGGGGCAGATGATTTTGTAAATTTATTTTGGATTTGGTATCCTGACGCGCGTAAAGTGCTTCATCAATATACCGTATTTGACCCAAAAAACGCAAGCTCAAAAATCACTTATGACGATATGTTAAATGCTCGTCGTTTCAACTCTATCATTTACAAAACTAGTGATGCGATGAATAATCGTTCCATTGAAGAATATTTGCCAGAAGATGCCGTAGCTCAGCTTGAAGAGAGCTGGAGAATCAAAAACGATATTCTACAAAAAGAAAATGATATGTGGAATTATTAA